The region GGGTTTGGCACCTGACTGATGTCCGGAGACCCCGTGCGCGCGTCCGCGACAACATAATAGCCGTCCCCTGGAATGCGCTCCCCTTCCGGCAAGACAATCGTGTCGTCAATACTTCCATCGCCGCCGTCCACGAAAAGCACCCTGAACCCGCCGATCAACAGTCCCGGCGTCCCATAGAGCTCGACAAAGAGGAGGCCATCCGTGTCGCTGCCGACGGCGTCGTAAAAAATCTCATTGAGGACGACGGTTCCGACGATTTCTTCGGCTTCCACGACCGGCTCCGAGCCTGCCGCTTCCGCCGCAGATCCTTCGCCTTCCGCGTTCCCGGCGGTTTCTGCTCCGTTCCAGGCCTGGGCCGGAACCGACTTGGCGCTCCCCTCGCCCGAGGGCGGAA is a window of bacterium DNA encoding:
- a CDS encoding lamin tail domain-containing protein; the encoded protein is MKTLGVLLVLTLLTTACGAPPSRPESLWDSLPPSGEGSAKSVPAQAWNGAETAGNAEGEGSAAEAAGSEPVVEAEEIVGTVVLNEIFYDAVGSDTDGLLFVELYGTPGLLIGGFRVLFVDGGDGSIDDTIVLPEGERIPGDGYYVVADARTGSPDISQVPNPDLIDNFDPQNGPDAVLLTDTDGALLDAVGYGDGVVAMAENGLPAFEGQCAPDVVNGHSLERKEPGIDTGDNFSDFMESESPTPGAGPVTPIE